The Endozoicomonas sp. 4G DNA segment GGGTCTCTCTGCTCATATCACCCAGTCGATCGCTCATTTCATCCTGCCCATGCCACTTTTCAGCGGCCATATCGTCCGGGTAAGCGGCGACCAGTCGATCATGGAGTCCCTGCTGCTTTTCCCAGAGAACACTGAGCATAATGATAAGAATGGGAGGAGCCTGCCCTGTTAGTGAACGAAGCTTGATGTAAGTCCAGTACAACTGAGCAATTCGAAAAGTGCTGTTGCGCAGACACAAAAGCGATAGATAAGCTTCTTCCTGATCAGTCATGAAGTATCTCCTCAGTCCATTTAGAGCACCCGGAACCCCTTCTCTGAAGACTTAGGAAAGTCTCCAGCCTTGAGTAATACTGCGGATGAGGGTCACTTGCACAGCGTTAGAAAAGTGACCCATAAAATTACTGTAACATGGCCATCACCATTACCTATAGATAAAATCGACCGGTTTCCCGACATCCAAACAAAAGGCTATGAAAGTCGGAAAAATCCCTGGTTCAAAAAACTTATCCACTTTTCCACAAAAACCCTGATCAACCCCCTGAATGAACTGTGGATAAGTGAGAGATAGCCTTTAAATCTGGCTTCGCTGAGAAACTGATCAAAAAATAACCAGCCACCAATAAATCACTGTTTAAGAACGAGACCCGGTGACTGTCGGATCACACGTCTGACGCCAAGCCAGCCCGACAGGCCAATCAATATGGCACTGACCACGGGAAGCGTAAACCAGAGCCAGATAGCAGGCTGCCAGGAAAGCTCAAAGACCTGAGCATTCAGCCACGCACTGCAAAGCTCTGTGCCCACCACAGCGATCACGCCGGAAAATGCGCCTATGATGAAGAACTCTCCCACCTGCATGATCATCAGTTGCTTTGCGCTCCCACCCAGAGATCGGATCAGGGCCCCTTCACGCAGTCGGGTATCAAGACTGGCTTCTATGGCCGACGCCAGAACCAGTAAACCTGCCAGCAGCAGCGCCAGCAGCATGGCTTCCACCGCAAGAATGGATTGCTCAAGCATCACCTGAACCTGACTGATGACCGCATCCATATCCAACAGGCTGATGGTTGGAAACTGTCTGACCAGTTCATTCAAAACCAGCCGATCCTGCGGTGGCAGATAAAAACTGTTCAGCCAGGTCGTTGGCAGATCCTTCAGGGAAGCTTCTGGCAACACCATGTAAAAATTGGGTTGGAAGGATTCCCACTGAACTTTCCTGATGCTGGTGACTTTGGCCGTCAGTTTCGTCCCCACAATCATAAACGTCAGCTCATCACCCAGCCCGACGCCCAGATGTTCAACAATCGACCTCTCAATGGAAATCTCACCGGTATCGCCCGGTTGCCACCATTCGCCTGCCACCGTCTCCGTTGCAGGTGCGGGCTGGTCTGACCAGGTCATGTTCAGCTCACGATGCAGGGAGTTATGATCCCTCTGCTGTTCTGAAACAGCCTCTTTGGCTGGCTGCCCATTGATTTCAATCAGCCGACCCCGAACCATGGGATAAAGAGACGTTCCCTCGACATCATTGCTCTGCAGGAAGTTCTGAAAGGGTTCAACTTCGGCTGGCTGAATATTGACTGCGAAGTAATTGGGGGTTTTCTCGGGTAATTGTTGCTGCCAGCGTTCCAGCAAATCCGTTCTTACCAACAGTACCAGCGCCATAGCCATAAACGTCAGGGTAAAGGCGATTAACTGGGCAGACGTTTGTCCCTGTTCCTGTAGCAGTCGTTTCAGACCCAGCCGCCAGGGCATGGGGACGGGCTGTTCTGACAAACGACGTTGAACGCTTGTTAAGCCAGCTTTAATCGCCAGGGTGATCAGTAATATAACGACACCGACGCCGAGAATTATCCCTGCTGTCATCAACAACCGGCCTGTGTGATACCAGAGCAGCACCAGCATGGCAATCAGAGAGAGCCCATAAACCGACCAGACCCCTGCGACAGCCGGTGACAGCTCACGCCGGAGTACCCTCAGTGGCGTAACGTCCTTCAGCCTGAGTAAAGGCGCCAGCCCAAAACCGATCAAGGTAATAATGCCGGTCAAACCACCCACAACCATGGGTACGGGACCGGCTTCAGGGAGCCATGCAGGCAAAACACCCGCCAACAGTTTGACCGCGCCCATTTGCAACAACCAGCCAATGATCACCCCGGGTACTGCCACCAGAACAGCCAGCCAGAGCAACTCTGCGATAAAAATCTGCATAAGCTGATTTTGCTGTGCGCCCATGCAGCGCATCACTGCGATACCATCAAAGCGTCGTTCAGCAAAACGGCGGCTGGACATAGCAATCGCAATACCGGCCAGCAGCATGGCGGCAATGCTGCCCAGTCCCAGAAACTGTTTTAGCAGTGAGACGGAGCTGCGCAGGTCTTCCCGGTCATCTTCTGCCAGATTCAGCTTTTCACTGTCAGATAAAAGGGGCTCAATCGCCGTTCTGAATCCGGCCAGCTGGTGGGCGTCGCCGGCAATTAATGTTTGCCAGTAAACCCGACTGCCCGGCTGGATAATGCCAGTGGCATCCAGATCGTTGATGTTAAACATTAAGCGGGGAGACAGACTGTAAAAACCACTGCCACGATCGGTTTCCAGAGTGATGGCCCGTGCGACTTTGAATGTGGCTTCGCCAAGCAGTAAGGTGTCGCCTACTTCGACGCCCAGTAGTGGAAACAGTCTGGGTTCCAGCCAGACTTCTCCCTGGCCGGGGGTGTCCTTAGCCACTGTATCCGTGGCAAAAGGCTGATGGGCCGTCCTTATGTGTCCACGCAAAGGATAATTGTTGGAGACCGCTTTCGCTGAAACCAGCTGCATCTGGTCTCCAGCCATAACCACCGAAGGAAACTCCAGCACAGTGGCCCGCTCAACAGGTTGGTCTGCTATGGCCTGACTGACCTCTTCAGATAGCCTTTTGGGACTGCTGATAACCAGATCAGCCCCCATCACCTCGGCCACCTGTCTGCCCAGGGAAAGCTGAAGCCGGTCACTGAACATCGCAATGGCGGTGCTGACGCTGACAGCCATTAGCAGGGATAATATCAGCAGCCAGAGTTCGCCGGATCGCCAGTCCCTCACCAGAAAACGCCACGAGAGCAAAAGACTTCGATTCATTGGGCGACTCCAGAGTGTTCAACCGTTTCTTCCAGATGTCCCTGAGTCAACCTTAAAACTCGCTGACAGCGCCGGGCCAGATGCAAATCGTGAGTTACCAGCACCAAAGTGGTGTTGTTCTCCCGGTTCACTTCAAAGAGTAAGTCAATAATGCTTTCGCCGGTTTTCTCATCCAGATTGCCCGTCGGTTCATCGGCAAAGAGTATGTCTGGCTGCCCGACAAAGGCTCTGGCAATGGCAACCCGCTGTTGCTCGCCGCCGGATAACTGTCTGGGGTAGTGAGTCAGCCTTTCAGATAAACCCACTCTTTCGAGTAATGTTTTGGCCTGTGTCTGGGCATTCTCTTTTCCTGCCAGTTCAAGGGGCAACATGACATTTTCCAGGGCGGTCAGATTAGGCAGAAGCTGGAAAGACTGAAACACAAAACCGGTATGATTTGCCCGAACCCCGGCTCTGGCGTCTTCATCAAGATGATCAATCCGGTTGCCAGCCAGGGCCACTTCACCTGCAGTTGGCCGATCAAGACCGGCAAGAATGCCCAGCAGAGTGGATTTCCCGGATCCGGAAGTTCCGATGATGGCGACAGACTCCCCGGACTTGATCTTGAGATTGAGTCCGGACAAGATGGAGAGTGAACCACTTTGGGCCGTCACTGTTTTCGTCAGGGATTTCGCCGAAACGGCAATGGAGGATTCTGTGCTAATGGTCATACGCAGTTGTTTGCCGATGTTTACGTTAATTGTTATTGGGCGGTTGTTTTCCGTGAAAACTATTTTGCGTTACCCGCGTTCCTGTTCGAGAATGACACAAAATCGTTTTTTAAGCTCATGGCTTTTCATACGCTCATGGCTTTCAATACGCTCATGGCTTTCAATACGCTCATGGCTTTCAATACGCTCATGGCTTTCAATACGCTCATGGCTGTTTATCGGATCTCTCGCACTCAGCTGCAGTGCATCCGCTGCTGAGAAAACCCTGCTGGTTTATGGCGACAGCCTCAGTGCGGCTTACGGTATTGACATTAATCAGGGCTGGGTTTCTTTATTACAACAAAAAATGCAAAAAACTAACCCTGATTGGCAAGTGGTCAATGTCAGTATCAGTGGCGAGACGACAGCAGGCGGCCTGAGTCGGTTAAAAACGACACTGGATAAGTATAAGCCGGACCTTATGCTGTTGGAACTGGGTGCAAACGACGGGCTGCGGGGTACTTCTTTAAAGAGCACCCAACAGAATCTTGAAAAAATGATTGCAATGGCTCAGGCCAACCAGGTCAAAACCGTCCTGTTTGAGATGCAGATTCCGCCCAATTACGGACCGCTCTACACCCGTAAATTCACACAGATTTTTCAGGAGCTGGGCAAAACCTATAACCTGAAAGTCGTGCCTTTCTTTCTGGAAGGTGTAGCGGGAAACAGTGACCTGAATCAGCCCGATGGCATCCACCCAACCGCCCAGGCTCAGCCAAAGCTGCTCGAAAATGTCTGGATTATTCTCCAGCCACTGCTGGATTAGTCTATTCTCATATTCGTTTTTTTTATTTAAAGACGGATTTAGTTATGAATCATCATTTTGTTTATCAGTCGAGATGGCTTTTTTTATTGGTTTTGTTATTTAGCCTGCAAACAATGGCTACCAACTGTGATAAATGCGGCAAAGATAAAGAACCGGGTCAGAATGGGCAAACGTTATGCCGAACCTGTGACTCCGAAAGTGAGGAAGGGCAAGCCTGTGCCCCCGAAAAGTTGCCTTCTTCCGGTCCGTCATCCGACAGAATGTGGGTAGCGGAGGGTAAAGATGAAGAAGGAGAAGAAGATGAAAGTGCGTTAATAGCCGAAATACAACTTGATGACAAAGATCTGGATGCTATTAACAAGGAACATGGCGATACATTTACTCAGGGATCTTCTCAGGAAATTAGCCAGAAGCTGTTGGAGATTGCTAATGACTTGATGGAGCGTCAACAGCAAACTCAGCTAGAGATTGAGGAGCAACGGCAAAAAGAGAGGGAGATGTTGCAAAAACTGCAACAGGCACTGATTAGTGCAGGCGCTGATCAGAGAGAAAAGCAGCGCATCCACGAACAAATCATCGGTCTGACTCAGCAGAGATCTATGGCAATAACCCAATCTACATGGTCAACTGACCTGTCAGGTATGGGACTCTTTTACCTGTCCAGTGCTGACCTTCAGAATGCTCAACTGATGATGGATCTTACTGGCGTTTTTCAGGCCATTCAGGAAGGAGATACGATACAGCTGATCATTACCCATACGCAGGTGGCAAACGAGGGCAGTCAGGCTGCCGCAGGCACAATCACGCCAGTTTTGCTTGGCGCTATTATTCCAGACCCTGATGTGCACAGTCGTACAAGATTTACGAATATGCACCTGTTAATTGGAACTGCGCCAGTTCACGTTACAAGAAATAATTTAATGAGCGTGCTCATAGCCGCTATGAATACACTCCGTGAAAACGTGAGCACTGGTCATTTAACCTTACACTTTTTCCTGAGTCCCCAAGTGTACTCTCAGGATAACTTAGACTTTCTGCCACCAGCCCCCGACTTCGATCCGTTTGACCGTAACTTTCCTGCTGGCGATTTTGCCACTGATTAGGCCTTGTGACGGCGGATTAAATGTTCATTTTTTATTAAGGGCCGATTGAGATATGCATCATTATTTTATTCATCAAACAAGATGGCTTCTTTTATTTGTTTTGTTATTTAGCCTGCCACTGCTGGCCAGCCCCTGTAAGCATTGCGGCAAAGAGAGTAAGCTCGGCAAGGATGGGCAAATGTTCTGCCAGACGTGTAATTCCGGGAAATTTACTTTTACATCTCATGATCCGTCATCCTTCGCTAATAAAGGTTTGAAAAGCTCTATAGCCGGAAAGAACTCTTCAGCCAGGAAGAGCGTTTCAGGAAAGAAAACCACCCAAGCAACGAACCCTGAGATACCTGCTCCCGAGTTAGATTCATCATCCTTTACCATCCTGTTGATGAAGGATGAAGATGGAAGAGTGGTGGCTCACGTTCAACTCAGTGACATGGCTTGGGATGCTATTGAACGGGGAGGTGGCAAACAGCTTCTTGAGACAATTGATAAGACTCTTAGGGGTATTCGCACTAGCATGAAACTGACGCATCTGAAAGTTGTGCGTGAGCGAAGAGGTCATCTGAAAAAGGTATTGGTCAATCAAAATAATAAGAAGACAGTGCTAAAACTGCGTCAGGCGCTGCTCAGTGCAGGAGCTGAAGAGATAAGAAGGATACCGATCCATGACAGTGCAATCGCTCTGACTCTTGAAAAAGCCAGAAAAATAAGGGAGTCTCAATGGCCGAACCTGTCAGGTACGGGAATGGTTGAGCTTGTCACTGCTGAGTTTCAGAGTGTCCCACTGATGGATCTTAGTTCTGTTTTTCAGGCTATTCAGGCAGGAAATATGATACCGCTGATCATTACTTCTACGGAGGCAGCACATGAGGGCAATCAGGCTGCCGCAGGCACAGTGACGAGCGTGATGCTGGGGGCTATTATTGCAGACCCTGCGAACAGTCATACAGGGTCTACCGATATGCTTCTGTTAATGGGGAATCAGCCACTGCATATTACTCAAAATAATTTAATGAACATACTCACAGCCATTGTCAACGCACTCGGTGAAGACATGCACAATGTTCATTCATCCTTACACCTTCTCGAGACCCCGCAAACGCATAATCAGGATAACCCGGATCATTTATCATCAGTCCCCAATATTGAAGATTGGATTAATCGCGCCCCTAACCTTGGCGGATCTGCTGGTGGATCAGGGCAGTAGATCCTTTACATTGCAGAACAGATTCAGCACTTGTATATTTCCTGCGTGTACCATACCCTTCTCAACCCGTGACTGAAGGCTTGTTATATCAGCCAGCAGTCACAGCTAGAAGGTACCCCGGTGTACACCACACCTGGGAACAATCCGGTAATTTTCACCATGCCCAAAACTACCTGAATCAGACGTTTGCTGAAATGAGAAGTCGAAAAGAAGTCGTCCGGCAACTGGACAGGATTGATCGTAATATTCTTCGCACACTCCAGGAAAACGGTCGTGTTTCCTACGTGGATCTGGCAGATCGGGTGGGACTGAGTACCACACCCTGCATGGAAAGGGTCAAACGTCTTGAGCGGGAAGGCATCATTCAGGGCTACAGTGCCCGATTAGACCCCCAATACCTTCAGGCGGGTTTGCTGGTCTATGTTGAAATCAGCCTCTATACCAAGTCGGCGGATATCTTTGACGAGTTTCGACAAGCGGTTATCGCTCTGCCTAACGTGTTGGAATGCCATCTGGTTTCCGGCAACTTTGACTATCTGGTCAAAGCCCGTATTTCCGAAATGGCCTCATACCGGGAGTTGCTGGGTGACATACTGCTGAAGCTTCCGGGCGTCAGGGAGTCGAAAAGCTACATTGTCATGGAAGAAGTGAAAGAGACACTGAATCTCCCAATTCCTGATTAGTTCAATAATCCCTGATGAAATAATTCAGGGCGACTGCATCCTGCTCTTCAATATCATGAAGCTGGAACCCCGCGGCAAAGTCCCTGGTGTGATCGCCCTGTTTATTACCAGACTGACACCAGACACATTTAGCCACCAGCGTTACATGATGTGCGGTGTCATTGAGGCCGGGCAGAACCATGGTAATATTCCTGATGTCTTCCAAGCGGATGGGTTGATCCGTAAGAATACTGAATCCTCCCCTGGATACATCTTCCAGAACTCCCAGCAACTGACCACTTTCATTGTCCATGACCTGAGCGGGCTCAGCCAGAACCTTGCGTGGATAGCGCCGCTTCTCAAGTACAGTATCCGTCATGTCATGTCCTCTCTCGTTCATAGAGCGAAATTTCAAGATACCGGCTTTTGCACAAGATGACAAAATTCTCCTGCCTGCACCGACCTGCTTATGTTGTAAGATACCCTTTTTTCACAGTTTAAATACGGCTTACTATGTTGCTATCCCTTCCACCTGCCCTGACGCTGACCTTTGCCATTGTATTAGAGGTCTTTGCCACGTCCTGGCTGCCCAAGACCAATCAATTTACTTCACCGATACCCACCATGGCGGTATTGATTGGCTATGGCCTGGCTTTCTATCTGTTGTCGATTACTGTTGAAACGATGTCACTGGGTGTGGCTTACGCGATCTGGTGTGGTGCAGGCATTGTTTTGGTGGCAGCTTTATCATGGCTGATCTACGGGCAAAAGCTGGATATCTATGCATTAGTGGGCATTGGCTTTATTTTAACCGGAACGGTGATTATCAATCTTTTCTCTTCTTCTGTGAGTCATTAACGGGTCATCAGAGTGTCGACAAGAGTGTCGACATTGCGACTGGCTACAATCAGATTAAAAACGGTGGCTTCGTTTAAAGAGAATAAGCCAGCGGAGCCTCCCGGCTTGTTAAAGCAGCATATCCTGTCGACAAGCCTCAGCCCATACCAACGGAGAGCGCTTCATCAGGAAGCTCTCTGTATATTCCCCTTGAATGTATTCATAATAATGCCGGGCACGCATTTCACGGTTACTCCTGTCATCCAGCTTTAAACGTTTAATGGTGTCATCAACCTTTTGGAAAACATTCTCTGGCAGTCCCGGAGCTGGAAAAATACGCCCACTCACTAACTCCACATGAAACCAGCCATTCTCTATTTCAAAAGGATCCAACACATCTTCATAATCGTTTTTGCGGCTATTGATGATAGAGCTTGCTAACCGGTAGTTACTCCACTCATAAGCCAGGTCCACCCGTCGGGATTTAGCTGCAAAATGTTCCACCGTAGCACCACCGGTAGTGCGTTCAAAGTGTACTGCCAGGTAGCCGCAAATACCTGAATAAGCCTGATATAACTCATCCATACAGTCACGCCAATAGGGAGAGATCTTCACGCCTTCAGGCAGAGGCTTGTCCAGGTCAATACCTTTTTCTTCAAGATGACGAATCCCCTTCTGGCGTACCTTCACATTAAAATCCACTGGTTCCGGCTGAGGGTTTACTTTAATCACTCAACCACCCCTTTTTCTCAGCGAAGGAGCGCCAGCGCATCCAGAAAGGGTCGGTATCACTCAAAACAGTCCGCAGTTTTTTATCTATGTTTCTGACCTGCAGTAATGTCACAGAATCGCTACTTAAAACCTTACTGGCTTCTTCCATTATGATTTCTGCCTCCAATGAGTATGAGCTTTTTAAATCAAAAGCTTCACTGGAAAGCCAGTTATTGGCATTACCTTGTCGAACAAAATGCCTCTCTGAAATAACAGCACAACCCCTCCCTTTTTTATCTATTTCAAAGTCCAGGTCCAGCCAGCCATCTTTTTTAGCGTCAAAGAAAGGCTCTACTGACGCCATCACCAGAGGGGAGTGCGTGGCCGTGATGAGTTGCACATTTGTATGCTTTGCCACCAGCAATTTCACCACTTCCAGCAGGGACACGATAATACTGCGTTGCCATTTGGGGTGAAGGTGCGCTTCAATTTCATCAATCAGGAAAATGATCTGTTGGGTCGGTGTCTGACCCAGTAACTTGCAGGCTGCCACATGTTCCCGCCAGGCCCATACCAACAAATAGGCTAGGGCAATGATCCGCTTCATGCCTGAAGAAGCATGAATCACAGGCACTTCCTGCCCATAGGGCATTTTCAGGGTAGGAATATCTCTTGAGTCATTCAGGCTAATCCGCGCCAGTTGGCCCGCTTCAATAGGTTCTTCCGGGGAAGGGGACAAAGCGGAGAGTACTTTTTGCAGTAGTGCAAATGTCTCACCTTTTTCTTTCTGCCAGCCTGCCCAGTCCTGTATCAGACCATTACAGAGGGGCTTACCGTCTTCACCTCCAAGGCCATCCCAAACATTTTCGGGAGTAAACACATAAGCTGCACGCCTCTCGTGGGTCGCCCCGGTTTTGGCATCTGAATAGTTTCTGGCCGGATCCCACACTGCAAACCCACCATTGGGCAGGGCATAAAGGACCAGACCTGCCAGTGCCGGTTTGGATCTCGGAAAGACCCATTGCTGTTCTGCCCGACGAAATGGAACTTTAACCTCAACAAGCCGGGACTTTCCCTTTGACTCAAAGCCAATGCTGGCTGGTTTTTCCGGATTCACCGGACGTGCCATATAGCCAGATGTTAAGTTATGGTTTACTTCCTGAGGCCACTTTCTGGTCAGCGCCCACCAAGCAATATCCAGCAGGAAGCTTTTACCCAGACCATTATCGCCGGTAATCAGATTCAGTCGGGGAGCAAAAGGGATGGCTTGGTTTCCTTCTGCTGGCCCGACATTGGTTAAGGTTAACGATTTCAGCATTCAATAATCTCTACAGGCACGCAATTAACATAGTTCCACGCCGGTTACGGACTGTTGCCAGTATCCCCACCACAAATGGGATGACGATACCCCTTTTTGGTGGAAAATTCGTCCTGACCGAAGGCTGCTTTCCTTGACATACTCACCACCCTAAAGGGTAGCGATTCTGCACTAATTAGATAGCGCAGGCTTCAGCCCACGGCTTTAGCAGTTTCCTGTTGCCGACGACATTAAAGCGTCGTTCGCTTGGCAGGCTCTAAGGGTATGACCTACCCCGAATTTCTTATAGAGGAAATCTGTGTCTACATCAACAATATATTTCAACGGAAACATTGATATTGTTAATAGAAGGATTCTCAACGGACTCTCGACGAACTCCTCCTACCTAAAAGACTGTCTCTTAGTCACAAATTCCGAAAGGCCATAAAACCTTCCAATCCCTTTATTCCCAAGAGGTAAGGGATTACTCAGTATGTCGATTCAGAGATTTTTAATAACCGACATTCACCACCTCACCTGACATTTTCCTGAATTCTGCTATTTATGAGATAAGCAAATATCAGGACCCCCCCTTATGCCTCCTGTTCAATACCGCAGTCAGGTCATGGATCACCTTGGTTTAGTGGCTGGAATGTGCAAAGAGCTTGGAATTGCCGAACATATCGATAAAAGAGCCCCCAAGGTATCTGATGACTGGCATATATCCCATGGTGAGTCTGTCGTTGCCATGATCATCAATGGTCTGGGCTTTACCGGACAATCTCTGCATATGTTTCCCCGGTTCTTCGCCAATAAACCTCTTGATAAACTGATCAGGCCCGGTATTAAGCCTGAGCATATAAACGACAAGGTTCTTGGCAGGACACTGGATGAACTCTTTGAACTCAATGTCAGTAAAGTCTATTTTGAACTGGCTATCAAGGTCGTAAAACATCTCAAGCTCCCATGCGATGCCCTAAATCTCGACGGCACCAGCATACACGTCGATGGACGTTATAACAGCGACAGCGAAGAGGACGATGAAGACCTCAACTGCATTAGGTTGTGCAAAGGCTACAGTCGTGATCATCGTCCGGATTTAAATCAGGCCATATTGCTTCTGATGACAGAAAACAAAGCAGGCATCCCCTGTTTATGAAGGCTGCCAGTGGCAATGTAACGGATAAGACCAGCTTCAAACTGGTGGTATCTGAACACTTGAAAAGTTTCAAAGCGGCTCTGGAATCCAGGTACTTTGTCGGTGATGCTGCTTTGTACACCTCAGAAACGGTTAAGGAGCTTGACCAGCAGGATCAGTGGTTTATTTCCCGGGTTCCTCTCAATATTGGGGCCAGCAAAGAACTGGTGCAAAGTGCACCGTCACGCGTCATGAAGGCGGTCGAAGGTTTTGAGCATTATGAAGCTGTGGAAGTGTCGTCTGGTTATGCGGATGTGAAGCAACGCTGGGTCATGTATCGCAATAAGCAGAGCCAGGAGACAGAACAGAAAGCGCTCACAAGGCGTATGCAGAAAAAATCCACCAAAGAATTTCAAAGGTTGGAAAAGCTCAGCAAAAAGGCATTCCGGTGCAAAGCTGATGCCATGGAAGCCTTTAAACAATGGCAGAAACAATCAGAACTCTGTCAGGCAGAACCTCAGATCACCTCCAAACCCTGCTATAAAGGCAAAGGTCGTCCCGCTGAAGGAGCGGAACCCGATCATCAGGAATATTACATAAGTGGTTGCTGCTCAGTAACGGTGCAAACAAGGCGGGATGCACAAGCCTCTTTGGGGTGCTTTGTGTTGGCTACCAATGATACCGATACTGACCGTCTGAACACTGCTGAATTGTTGAAGACCTACAAATCACAACAACAGGTTGAAAGAGGTTTTCGCTTCCTGAAAAGTCCGGATTTTCTGGTATCTTCACTGTATCTCAAAAAGCCGGAACGTATCGAAGCACTATTAATGATCATGACTCTTTGTCTGATGGTCTATGCTGCTATCCAGCACAGAATCCGCTATGAACTGAAAAAGCAGAGTCGAACGTTTCCAGACATGAAGAAGAAACCCGGCCAGAATCCGACAGGAAGATGGGTTTTCAGCTGCTTTGAGGGCATTCATGTTTGGGTCATCGATGGGACGGAGAAACATGTGGTAGGCATCACGGAAAGCCAGTCGACAATCATTTTTATTTTAGGGTCTACGTACCAGTCGATTTATTCCTGATTGGGGTGGTGAATGTCGGTTAATAATCAAACAATGACTAATATACGACAATGTAAAAATTAAAATACAGCACCTTTTTTCGTCTCCAGCACAGTGATAGTGACGGACTAAGCATATAAAACAATGTCGTATATTGGTTGAATAACACGATTATGTCCGAAATTCTGATTTTAACCGGGAAGCTGCGTACTGATTGGACTTCGGGCGTTTTTTCTACATTCAATTATTCAAAAGATCTGTCTAAGAGACAGACCTAAAAGAAAGGGGTTATGCGTTCGTCGAAAAGAAGTTAGTACTTTGATATCCCATTTACATTATCGATAGATTTTTAAAGTGCCAAGGTAAGCCATGAGCGCCTTCTCTCAACAATTTTCGAACCGGTTAAAGGTGCTGCTTTTTACTGCATCTTTACTGATACCGCTGGTGACGTTCTGGCTGGTGCCTTTTGGTTACTCCGTCTATATCAGCTTCACCGACTGGGACTACATTGCTCCGGAATACAACTTTATTGGTCTTGAGAATTACCAATACATGGTCGAGGACTTTGAGTTTATTCAAGCCTTGCTCAATACCTTTTGGTTCTCACTCGGGGTGGTCATTCCGACCATTGTTCTGGGTCTTATGCAACTTTAAAGGTAGCCAGTTTTATTGGTTCCCCAGCGATGAACATCATTAAAGTCCGCATTGATGAAATCAATGGTGTTATGAATGTGATGGTGGTGGAGTCTGTGGGCAATGAGCTTTACCTCTATTTTCAGTTGGGAGGTGACAAGATGATTTCAAGAATACCCTTCGATGCTGACAGGGTAGTGGCAAGTGGTGACTCTGCTTTGTTGAAATTTAAGGTGTCTCATTGCCACTTGTTTGATTTGGATACCGAAGAAACATTGGGCTAGGAGCCCGACCGTTTTAAGTGCCATCCCCCGATGGCACTTCTGGGACAACCTGC contains these protein-coding regions:
- a CDS encoding Lrp/AsnC ligand binding domain-containing protein, which gives rise to MRSRKEVVRQLDRIDRNILRTLQENGRVSYVDLADRVGLSTTPCMERVKRLEREGIIQGYSARLDPQYLQAGLLVYVEISLYTKSADIFDEFRQAVIALPNVLECHLVSGNFDYLVKARISEMASYRELLGDILLKLPGVRESKSYIVMEEVKETLNLPIPD
- a CDS encoding arylesterase, producing the protein MVYGDSLSAAYGIDINQGWVSLLQQKMQKTNPDWQVVNVSISGETTAGGLSRLKTTLDKYKPDLMLLELGANDGLRGTSLKSTQQNLEKMIAMAQANQVKTVLFEMQIPPNYGPLYTRKFTQIFQELGKTYNLKVVPFFLEGVAGNSDLNQPDGIHPTAQAQPKLLENVWIILQPLLD
- a CDS encoding PilZ domain-containing protein, whose amino-acid sequence is MTDTVLEKRRYPRKVLAEPAQVMDNESGQLLGVLEDVSRGGFSILTDQPIRLEDIRNITMVLPGLNDTAHHVTLVAKCVWCQSGNKQGDHTRDFAAGFQLHDIEEQDAVALNYFIRDY
- a CDS encoding ATP-binding protein translates to MLKSLTLTNVGPAEGNQAIPFAPRLNLITGDNGLGKSFLLDIAWWALTRKWPQEVNHNLTSGYMARPVNPEKPASIGFESKGKSRLVEVKVPFRRAEQQWVFPRSKPALAGLVLYALPNGGFAVWDPARNYSDAKTGATHERRAAYVFTPENVWDGLGGEDGKPLCNGLIQDWAGWQKEKGETFALLQKVLSALSPSPEEPIEAGQLARISLNDSRDIPTLKMPYGQEVPVIHASSGMKRIIALAYLLVWAWREHVAACKLLGQTPTQQIIFLIDEIEAHLHPKWQRSIIVSLLEVVKLLVAKHTNVQLITATHSPLVMASVEPFFDAKKDGWLDLDFEIDKKGRGCAVISERHFVRQGNANNWLSSEAFDLKSSYSLEAEIIMEEASKVLSSDSVTLLQVRNIDKKLRTVLSDTDPFWMRWRSFAEKKGWLSD
- a CDS encoding multidrug efflux SMR transporter — encoded protein: MLSLPPALTLTFAIVLEVFATSWLPKTNQFTSPIPTMAVLIGYGLAFYLLSITVETMSLGVAYAIWCGAGIVLVAALSWLIYGQKLDIYALVGIGFILTGTVIINLFSSSVSH
- a CDS encoding ABC transporter ATP-binding protein, with amino-acid sequence MTISTESSIAVSAKSLTKTVTAQSGSLSILSGLNLKIKSGESVAIIGTSGSGKSTLLGILAGLDRPTAGEVALAGNRIDHLDEDARAGVRANHTGFVFQSFQLLPNLTALENVMLPLELAGKENAQTQAKTLLERVGLSERLTHYPRQLSGGEQQRVAIARAFVGQPDILFADEPTGNLDEKTGESIIDLLFEVNRENNTTLVLVTHDLHLARRCQRVLRLTQGHLEETVEHSGVAQ
- a CDS encoding FtsX-like permease family protein, producing MNRSLLLSWRFLVRDWRSGELWLLILSLLMAVSVSTAIAMFSDRLQLSLGRQVAEVMGADLVISSPKRLSEEVSQAIADQPVERATVLEFPSVVMAGDQMQLVSAKAVSNNYPLRGHIRTAHQPFATDTVAKDTPGQGEVWLEPRLFPLLGVEVGDTLLLGEATFKVARAITLETDRGSGFYSLSPRLMFNINDLDATGIIQPGSRVYWQTLIAGDAHQLAGFRTAIEPLLSDSEKLNLAEDDREDLRSSVSLLKQFLGLGSIAAMLLAGIAIAMSSRRFAERRFDGIAVMRCMGAQQNQLMQIFIAELLWLAVLVAVPGVIIGWLLQMGAVKLLAGVLPAWLPEAGPVPMVVGGLTGIITLIGFGLAPLLRLKDVTPLRVLRRELSPAVAGVWSVYGLSLIAMLVLLWYHTGRLLMTAGIILGVGVVILLITLAIKAGLTSVQRRLSEQPVPMPWRLGLKRLLQEQGQTSAQLIAFTLTFMAMALVLLVRTDLLERWQQQLPEKTPNYFAVNIQPAEVEPFQNFLQSNDVEGTSLYPMVRGRLIEINGQPAKEAVSEQQRDHNSLHRELNMTWSDQPAPATETVAGEWWQPGDTGEISIERSIVEHLGVGLGDELTFMIVGTKLTAKVTSIRKVQWESFQPNFYMVLPEASLKDLPTTWLNSFYLPPQDRLVLNELVRQFPTISLLDMDAVISQVQVMLEQSILAVEAMLLALLLAGLLVLASAIEASLDTRLREGALIRSLGGSAKQLMIMQVGEFFIIGAFSGVIAVVGTELCSAWLNAQVFELSWQPAIWLWFTLPVVSAILIGLSGWLGVRRVIRQSPGLVLKQ